One genomic region from Neoarius graeffei isolate fNeoGra1 chromosome 4, fNeoGra1.pri, whole genome shotgun sequence encodes:
- the LOC132884446 gene encoding carbohydrate sulfotransferase 11-like isoform X1, with protein MHQRRRDLLEDVCHSYTHKRRVLIPEDLKHLIVDDRHGLLYCYVPKVACTNWKRVLMVLTSDSQRDPLQIPANEAHVPGTLRTLSEYSISEINQRLRTYLKFVFVREPFERLVSAYRNKFTRSYNTAFHKRYGTKIIQRHRAEASPEALERGDDVSFSEFVRYLVDPGTQREEPFNEHWERVYSLCHPCLIHYNILGKYETLQQDSSYVLKLAGVDGKVTFPNSAKSTRTTADMVTSYFKDISSAYQKKLYNLYKMDFLLFNYSMPAYLKFT; from the coding sequence ATGCATCAAAGACGGCGTGACCTCCTGGAGGATGTGTGCCACTCTTACACTCACAAACGTCGTGTCCTGATCCCAGAGGACCTTAAGCACCTGATCGTGGATGATCGCCATGGTCTGCTTTACTGCTACGTGCCCAAAGTCGCTTGTACAAATTGGAAGCGCGTTCTGATGGTCCTGACAAGTGATTCTCAAAGAGACCCCCTTCAGATTCCGGCCAATGAGGCGCATGTCCCAGGCACCTTGCGCACACTATCCGAGTACTCCATCTCTGAAATCAACCAGCGTCTGCGCACCTACTTAAAGTTTGTGTTTGTACGTGAACCCTTCGAGCGGCTTGTGTCAGCGTACCGCAACAAGTTCACACGCAGCTACAACACAGCCTTTCACAAGCGCTATGGCACCAAGATAATCCAGCGGCACCGTGCTGAGGCAAGTCCCGAGGCGCTAGAGCGTGGAGATGATGTTTCATTCTCCGAGTTTGTGCGCTACCTGGTGGATCCAGGCACACAGCGTGAAGAGCCCTTCAACGAGCACTGGGAGCGTGTGTACTCTCTCTGTCACCCCTGCCTCATACACTACAACATTCTAGGCAAGTACGAGACGCTGCAGCAGGACTCCAGCTACGTGCTCAAACTGGCCGGTGTCGACGGCAAGGTCACGTTTCCCAACTCGGCCAAAAGCACGCGCACCACAGCAGACATGGTCACCAGCTACTTTAAGGATATCAGCTCAGCCTATCAGAAAAAGCTGTACAATCTCTACAAGATGGACTTTCTACTTTTTAATTATTCCATGCCTGCCTACCTGAAGTTCACATAA
- the LOC132884446 gene encoding carbohydrate sulfotransferase 11-like isoform X2 — protein MRKPKVNRMVLAMCLGSFIMLIFYFQTYLKPGESQDSGQARGPRKSVRSPLQALYTTDPTELSPLQLMHQRRRDLLEDVCHSYTHKRRVLIPEDLKHLIVDDRHGLLYCYVPKVACTNWKRVLMVLTSDSQRDPLQIPANEAHVPGTLRTLSEYSISEINQRLRTYLKFVFVREPFERLVSAYRNKFTRSYNTAFHKRYGTKIIQRHRAEASPEALERGDDVSFSEFVRYLVDPGTQREEPFNEHWERVYSLCHPCLIHYNILGKYETLQQDSSYVLKLAGVDGKVTFPNSAKSTRTTADMVTSYFKDISSAYQKKLYNLYKMDFLLFNYSMPAYLKFT, from the exons CACAGGACAGTGGGCAGGCTAGAGGACCCAGGAAGTCTGTGAGGAGTCCACTCCAAGCCCTTTATACTACTGACCCC ACGGAATTGTCTCCACTTCAGCTGATGCATCAAAGACGGCGTGACCTCCTGGAGGATGTGTGCCACTCTTACACTCACAAACGTCGTGTCCTGATCCCAGAGGACCTTAAGCACCTGATCGTGGATGATCGCCATGGTCTGCTTTACTGCTACGTGCCCAAAGTCGCTTGTACAAATTGGAAGCGCGTTCTGATGGTCCTGACAAGTGATTCTCAAAGAGACCCCCTTCAGATTCCGGCCAATGAGGCGCATGTCCCAGGCACCTTGCGCACACTATCCGAGTACTCCATCTCTGAAATCAACCAGCGTCTGCGCACCTACTTAAAGTTTGTGTTTGTACGTGAACCCTTCGAGCGGCTTGTGTCAGCGTACCGCAACAAGTTCACACGCAGCTACAACACAGCCTTTCACAAGCGCTATGGCACCAAGATAATCCAGCGGCACCGTGCTGAGGCAAGTCCCGAGGCGCTAGAGCGTGGAGATGATGTTTCATTCTCCGAGTTTGTGCGCTACCTGGTGGATCCAGGCACACAGCGTGAAGAGCCCTTCAACGAGCACTGGGAGCGTGTGTACTCTCTCTGTCACCCCTGCCTCATACACTACAACATTCTAGGCAAGTACGAGACGCTGCAGCAGGACTCCAGCTACGTGCTCAAACTGGCCGGTGTCGACGGCAAGGTCACGTTTCCCAACTCGGCCAAAAGCACGCGCACCACAGCAGACATGGTCACCAGCTACTTTAAGGATATCAGCTCAGCCTATCAGAAAAAGCTGTACAATCTCTACAAGATGGACTTTCTACTTTTTAATTATTCCATGCCTGCCTACCTGAAGTTCACATAA